GCGTCGCGGACTGCTGCCTGCGGTGCGCGCGCTCGTCGATTTTCTTGCGGACGCGTTCGAGCGGATCGACGAACCGTGACGCGACGCGCGCGTCGTCTTCGCCTTTAACGTCAGACGATTGATCGATCGCTGCGCGTCGGGGCTGTCAGCTTATGCGAAGCGCCCCGCGTTGCTAGCATGCATGGATCGAACGCACTGTTCTGGCTCGGCGAACGAAAAGACGGGCGCAGGCGAGAGGAACCGCGCCGTGCCGGATCCGCGCGGCCATGTCGACGCGGGTCGTGCCGTGACCGGCGTACGACGCGCGCGCGACCGATGCGCTACGCGTCGCCCGCCTCCCAGCCGAGCCCGAGACTTTTCTGCACCGACACGTAGTCCTTGATCAGCTCCGCCTGCGCCGCGATCACGTTCTGCTGCGCCGCGAGCGATTCGCGCTGCGTATCGAGCAGATCGATCATCGACGCGACGCCCGCGCGATAGCGCTCGGTCATCAGCGTCGCCGAATGCGTGGCCGATGCCTGCACCTTGGTCAGTGCGACGACATGGTCGCGCTGGTGCCCGTAGCGCTGCAGCGCGGTATTCGCGTCCTGCAGCGCGCCGAGCACGGCCTTCCGATAGTTTGCATCGGCTTCGTCGCGCGCCGCTTCGGCCGCACGCACGGCGCCGCGCGTGCGGCCGAAATCGAGAATGTTCCACTGCAGATACGGCGCGCCGATCCACGACGCATTCTGCTTGCGGAACAGATGGGCGGGATCGGTCGCGCTGAAGCCGAGATCGCCGAGCAGCGTCACCTTGGGAAAGTAGTCGGCGACATGCTCGCCGATCTGCGCGTTGCTCGACGCGAGCCGCCGCTCGGCCGCGCGAATGTCCGGGCGGCGCTTGAGCAGCGCGGCCGGATCGCCGACCGGCACCGACGCGGGCAGCGTCGGCAACGATGCTGCCTCGGTCGACAGCTCGGCATCGAGTGTGCCCGGCTCACGGCCGGTCAGGATCGCGAGGCGGTCGAGCGATTCGGTGACCTGCGCATCGAGCGGAATCAGCGACGCGCGTGTGTTCTCGACCTGCGTGGTGAGCCGCTCGATGTCTGCGTCGGCCGCGACACCGCGCGCACGGCGCTGCTGCGTGAGCTGGAGCATCTGCTGCTGCAGTTCGGCGGTGCGGCGCGACAGCGCGAGACGCTGCTGGCGGTCGCGCAGATCGACGTACGCGGTTGCGACTTCGGCCGCGATCGACACCTGCGTGTCGGCCAGATCCGCGTCGACCGCGTCGGCCTGCGCGGACGCCGCCTCGATCGCGCGCCGCGTGCCGCCGAACAGATCGATTTCCCAGGTCGCGTCGAAGCCGGCCGAATAGAGCTGCAGCGGGCCCGTGCCGAGCGTCGCCGGTGCGCTGCCCGACTGGCCCGATCCGTTCGACGGCAACAGCGCGCCGAGTGTACTGACGTCGGGCTCGCGCATGCGGATCGCCGCGACCGTGGCGGACGCCTTCGGCAGTTCGGCCGCGCGCTGCTGCGCGAGCTGTGCGCGCGCGGCGCGCAATCTCGCCTGTGCGGCATGCAGATCCGGATTGTGCGCGAGCGCGGCGGCGATCAGCGCGTCGAGCCGACGATCGTGCAGCGCATGCCACCATGCGCTCGGCACGGGCGTGCCCGCGTCGATGCCGGTTGCCGGCGCGCGGACGAAGGTCGGCGTGTCGGGCGCGGCGGGCGCACCGCGGTAGTCGGGGCCGACCGTGCAGCCGGCGAGCAGGCACGCGGCAGCACACAGCGCGAGCGCAGGGCGGCGGGGCGGGAAGAGAGGCTTCATCGCGGGTTCAGTGGCCGGACGACATCGGCTGCGGCGTGCGCGGCGTCTTCAGCAGCAGCGCGAGCGGCACGCAGGCGAGCAGCGCGAGTCCCAGCAGGTAGAAGGTTTCGGAATAGGTCATCACGACGGCCTGTATCTGGATCTGCTGCGCGAGCTGGCCGAGCGCGCGCATTTTGGAATAGGCGAGGTCGCCGGTCTGCGCGAACCAGTTCGCTGCGTACGCCGACAATCGCTCCTGCCCGATCGACGCGTTGGCGGTGATCGACTCGCGCAGCGCGGCCGTATGGAACGTCGTGCGCCGGTCGATCACGGTGCCGATGATCGCGAGCCCGATCGAGCCGCCGAGATTGCGCGCCATGTTGTAGAGGCCCGCCGCGTCGCCCGAGTCCTCGCGCGCGACGGCCGCCATCGACGCCTGGTTCAGCGGCATCATCGCGAGCATCTGCGCGACGCCGCGAATCAGCTGCGACCAGACGAAATCGTGGCCGACGCTCTGCGCGGTCAGATCGATGTCGAGCATGCAGCTCAGACAGAACAGCAGCAGCCCGGAGATTACGAGGATGCGGAAGTCGACCTTGCCGAGCAGCCGCGGCAGGATCGGCATCACGAGAAAGGCGGGCAGCCCCGACAGCAGCATGATCGAGCCGGCCTGTTCCGCGTTGTAGCCGGCGACGATCGCAAGGAACTGCGGTAGCAGATACGAGACGCCGTACAGCCCCGCGCCGACCGCCGACACGATCACGATCACGCTCGCGTAGCGCGGATTGCGCATCAGCGACAGCCGCATGATCGGCCGCTTCGCGAAACGCTGCGACAGCGCGATCAGGATCATCCCCGCGAGCGACACGTAGCTCAGCGTGACGATCATCTGCGATTCGAACCAGCGTTCGCGCTGGCCTTCCTCGAGCACGACCGTCAGCGAGCTCAACCCGATCGCGAGGCCCGCGATGCCGAGCCAGTCGGCGTTGAAGAACGTGCTCCACTGCGGCCGGTCCGACGGCAGCCCGAACACGAGCAGCGCCATCAGCAGCAGGCATACCGGCAGATTCAGAAAGAAGCACCAGCTCCAGCTCACGTTCTCCGCGAGCCAGCCGCCGAGCACGGGGCCGAACAGCGGGCCGAGCAGCACGATCAGGCCGAACAGCGTCATCCCGACCGGCAGTTGCGACAGCGGCAGCCGCGTGCGGATGATCGTCTGCGCCGTCGGGATCAACGCGCCGCCGGTGAAGCCCTGGCCGATCCGGCCGACGATCATCATCGCGAGCGAATGCGACCAGCCGCACATCATCGAGAACGCGATGAACAGCGCGGAGTTCACGAGCAGGAAGTTACGCAGCCCGAATACGCGCGTGAGCCACGCGGCGAGCGGGATCATCACGATCTCGGACATCAGGTAGCCGGTCGAGATCCACGTGCCCTCGGTGCCCGTCGCGCCGATTTCGCCCTGGATCTGCGGCAGCGCGGAGTTCGTGATCGAGATGTCGAGCGTCGCCATCAACGCACCGAGCGCGCCGGCCGCGACGGCGATCCAGTCGGTCACGCTCGCGCGGCCTTCATGCGGCGGCGCGGGCGGTACGGTGGCAGTCGGCTCAGCCATGACGGTTCTCGTTGCGCGCCGAGCGCGTGTCGACGTCGACCGTCACCGACAGCCCCGGCAGCAGCATGTGCCGCGCACGCTCGTCCGGTGCGATGCGGATGCGCACCGGCACGCGCTGCACGATCTTCGTGAAGTTGCCGGTCGCGTTCTCCGGCGGCAGCAGCGCGAACTGCGCGCCGGTGCCCGGCGCGAAGCTGTCGACGACGCCCGACAGCGTATCGTCCGGCAGCGCATCGACGTGCAGTTCGACCGGCTGGCCGACACGCATGCGGCCGATCTGCGTTTCCTTGAAGTTCGCGACGAGGTAGATCGCATCGACCGGCACGACCGTCAGCAGCCGCGTGCCGGGCTGCACGTACTGGCCGACGCGTACCGTACGGTCGCCGACGCGCCCGTCGAGCGTTGCGCGCACGGTCGTGTTGTCGAGGTCGAGCCGCGACTGCGCAGCGCTCGCCTGCGCGGCCTCGAGCTGCGCGCGCGCCTGCTGCAGCTGCGCGCCGAACGACGCGATCTGCGTGCGCGCGGCGGCGATCGCGGCGTTGTTGGCGGCGAGCGTCGCGAGCGCCTGGTCGCGCGTGCTCTTCAGCTCGGCGACGCGCTCGCGCGTTTCCGCACCGGTCGCCGCGAGCGGCGCATAGCGCGCGTATTCGTCGCTCGCATGCCGTGCGTTGATCTGCGAGACCTTCGCCTGCGCTTGCGCCTGTTCGAGATTCGCGCGCTGCTGGCTGATCTCGGCCTCGGCGCGCGCGATGTCGGCGCGGCGCGCATCGACGGTTGCGTTCGCCTGATCGAGCGCGACCTGGTAAGGGCGGACGTCGAGCCGCACGAGCGGATCGCCGGCCTTCACCGGCTGGTTGTCGCGCACGTATACGTCGGTCACGTAGCCGGCGACTTTCGGTGCGGCGGTCATGCTGTCCGCCTGCAGATAGGCGTCGTTCGTGCTTTCGATGAAGCGGCCGACGGTCCACCAGCGGGCGAACCATACGGCGCCGCCGATTGCCGCGAGCACGGCGATCGCGAGCAGGATGCGCCGCTTCGAGACGCCGTTGCGCGGCGTTGTTCCGTTTTCCTGACGATCTGCTTTCTGTGGCGGGTCTTGCGGCGTCGACATGTAGGATCCAATTTATTCCGAGCGGAAGAATTATTCCAGTTGATAAAAATGTGTCAAGTAGAATGTCGTTCGATCGAGTGACGAGGAAGGCATGAGCGAAGCGAAGAAGCTGCGGCGTACGTCGACCGGCGGGTATGCGCGCGGCGACGAAACGCGTCAGCGGATCATCGAGGCAGCGATCGAACTGTTCGGCGAGCGCGGATTCGCGGG
The sequence above is a segment of the Burkholderia multivorans ATCC BAA-247 genome. Coding sequences within it:
- a CDS encoding MDR family MFS transporter, which gives rise to MAEPTATVPPAPPHEGRASVTDWIAVAAGALGALMATLDISITNSALPQIQGEIGATGTEGTWISTGYLMSEIVMIPLAAWLTRVFGLRNFLLVNSALFIAFSMMCGWSHSLAMMIVGRIGQGFTGGALIPTAQTIIRTRLPLSQLPVGMTLFGLIVLLGPLFGPVLGGWLAENVSWSWCFFLNLPVCLLLMALLVFGLPSDRPQWSTFFNADWLGIAGLAIGLSSLTVVLEEGQRERWFESQMIVTLSYVSLAGMILIALSQRFAKRPIMRLSLMRNPRYASVIVIVSAVGAGLYGVSYLLPQFLAIVAGYNAEQAGSIMLLSGLPAFLVMPILPRLLGKVDFRILVISGLLLFCLSCMLDIDLTAQSVGHDFVWSQLIRGVAQMLAMMPLNQASMAAVAREDSGDAAGLYNMARNLGGSIGLAIIGTVIDRRTTFHTAALRESITANASIGQERLSAYAANWFAQTGDLAYSKMRALGQLAQQIQIQAVVMTYSETFYLLGLALLACVPLALLLKTPRTPQPMSSGH
- a CDS encoding efflux transporter outer membrane subunit, which translates into the protein MKPLFPPRRPALALCAAACLLAGCTVGPDYRGAPAAPDTPTFVRAPATGIDAGTPVPSAWWHALHDRRLDALIAAALAHNPDLHAAQARLRAARAQLAQQRAAELPKASATVAAIRMREPDVSTLGALLPSNGSGQSGSAPATLGTGPLQLYSAGFDATWEIDLFGGTRRAIEAASAQADAVDADLADTQVSIAAEVATAYVDLRDRQQRLALSRRTAELQQQMLQLTQQRRARGVAADADIERLTTQVENTRASLIPLDAQVTESLDRLAILTGREPGTLDAELSTEAASLPTLPASVPVGDPAALLKRRPDIRAAERRLASSNAQIGEHVADYFPKVTLLGDLGFSATDPAHLFRKQNASWIGAPYLQWNILDFGRTRGAVRAAEAARDEADANYRKAVLGALQDANTALQRYGHQRDHVVALTKVQASATHSATLMTERYRAGVASMIDLLDTQRESLAAQQNVIAAQAELIKDYVSVQKSLGLGWEAGDA
- a CDS encoding HlyD family secretion protein, with translation MSTPQDPPQKADRQENGTTPRNGVSKRRILLAIAVLAAIGGAVWFARWWTVGRFIESTNDAYLQADSMTAAPKVAGYVTDVYVRDNQPVKAGDPLVRLDVRPYQVALDQANATVDARRADIARAEAEISQQRANLEQAQAQAKVSQINARHASDEYARYAPLAATGAETRERVAELKSTRDQALATLAANNAAIAAARTQIASFGAQLQQARAQLEAAQASAAQSRLDLDNTTVRATLDGRVGDRTVRVGQYVQPGTRLLTVVPVDAIYLVANFKETQIGRMRVGQPVELHVDALPDDTLSGVVDSFAPGTGAQFALLPPENATGNFTKIVQRVPVRIRIAPDERARHMLLPGLSVTVDVDTRSARNENRHG